A section of the Triplophysa dalaica isolate WHDGS20190420 chromosome 8, ASM1584641v1, whole genome shotgun sequence genome encodes:
- the jam2b gene encoding junctional adhesion molecule 2b, whose amino-acid sequence MSQSVLLLYYIQSLHKQLQMLVWTQLVQGTVSISASVTVTTRKPKLEVHENTNAILSCEFRTERETNPRVEWKKRAKDVSYVYFDGEFTDSFKGRASIDGATVTLRGVTQKDSGVYQCEVTARHDKINLGEVMVTLSVLVPPHAPSCDVPETVVRGYSVEMHCKDKLSVPPATYSWYKDNKLLNTAPEINYSLDPKTGTLKFKSVSKSDEGQYRCEASNGVGAPKSCAGQHMMITEFELNLTLVIAVGVGAFLLLLSFILALCLCCKRGCCCCCRQKSEGDKKQRAETSCNPPTDPRHYRHTQSFVL is encoded by the exons ATGAGCCAGTCAGTTCTGTTACTGTACTATATCCAGAGTCTCCACAAGCAGCTTCAGATGCTGGTATGGACCCAACTTGTTCAAG gtacag TTTCTATTTCAGCTTCTGTTACCGTGACAACCAGAAAACCGAAATTGGAGGTCCATGAAAACACAA ATGCCATACTGTCTTGTGAGTtcagaacagagagagaaacaaacccTCGTGTTGAATGGAAGAAGAGGGCCAAAGATGTATCGTATGTTTATTTTGATGGTGAATTTACAG ATTCATTTAAAGGACGTGCATCCATTGACGGAGCAACGGTGACCCTTCGTGGTGTTACACAGAAAGACTCAGGCGTGTATCAATGTGAGGTCACAGCCCGCCATGACAAAATCAACCTAGGGGAAGTCATGGTCACTCTCAGTGTGCTTG TGCCCCCACATGCACCGTCATGTGACGTCCCAGAAACAGTTGTGAGAGGTTATTCCGTCGAGATGCACTGCAAAGACAAACTGAGTGTTCCCCCTGCCACCTACAGCTGGTACAAAGACAACAAACTATTGAATACAGCCCCTGAAATCAACTACAGCCTGGACCCCAAAACAGGGACTCTG AAGTTCAAGAGTGTCTCCAAATCTGATGAGGGACAGTATCGATGTGAAGCATCCAATGGGGTGGGAGCACCAAAAAGTTGTGCCGGTCAGCATATGATGATAACAGAAT TTGAGTTAAACCTGACTTTGGTTATAGCTGTAGGAGTGGGAGCCTTCTTGCTtcttctctctttcattctAGCCCTCTGTCTCTGCTGCAAGAGAGGATGCTGTTGTTGCTGTCGTCAGA AGAGTGAAGGAGACAAAAAGCAAAG AGCTGAGACCAGCTGTAACCCTCCAACAGAT CCCAGAcattacagacacacacaatccTTTGTGCTTTGA
- the LOC130428035 gene encoding piggyBac transposable element-derived protein 4-like — MDDVLHLVDGERGQTGTKRWAQASATLNNTDNEANHRAAVEEVSAEAGPLDVNYQSKDGSLLWSPSSIQTAGTLPIDCAIKKTPGPTKFSCSRAEDIKSTFDLFFSESMRKILITLTNLEAQRVLGKGWRKLDWIDIQGYIGLMILAGVYRSHHEPLASLWQGETGRPIFCATMRKGRFMTLSRIICFSNMDKRRKKRDKMAEIRDFWEKWVKCLRLVFNPGPDVTVGDCLVRFRGRCPFRNYMPKKLGRYGIKLWAACDARTSYVWNMQVYTGSTDDGQPVKNQAKRVVLDMTSGLQGHTITCNCFFTSYALGQELLKKNLTMIGPVLGKYSCKKTSSRWSMVLFYHMLDVSAYNAFVLWTEINPSWSRGMGNRRRHFLEELGNALVFPLMERRQYIPRTPASLYLLKEAQHLKGDDAATAPNHSKRKRCRACGKKNRKTSMMCQKCKMPICKEHAVITVYCLVCANA; from the exons ATGGATGATGTTTTACACCTGGTTGATGGTGAAAGAGGCCAGACGGGCACTAAGCGATGGGCACAAGCGTCTGCAACACTGAACAATACAGACAATGAAGCAAATCACCGAGCAGCTGTTGAAGAAGTCTCTGCGGAAGCGGGCCCTCTAGACGTGAATTACCAGTCCAAAGATGGGAGCTTATTATGGAGTCCATCTTCTATCCAAACTGCAGGGACGTTACCGATTGACTGTGCCATCAAAAAGACTCCTGGGCCAACCAAGTTTTCATGTTCTCGTGCTGAGGACATAAAAtcaacatttgatttatttttttcagagtCTATGAGGAAGATTTTGATCACCTTGACCAATCTAGAGGCACAACGTGTGTTGGGTAAAGGCTGGAGAAAGCTGGACTGGATAGACATACAGGGATATATTGGCCTTATGATTCTGGCAGGCGTGTATCGATCCCACCATGAGCCTTTAGCAAGTTTATGGCAAGGCGAGACAGGAAGGCCAATTTTTTGTGCTACCATGCGAAAGGGCAGGTTTATGACTTTATCAAGGATCATCTGCTTTAGCAACATGGACAAAAGACGGAAAAAGCGTGACAAGATGGCGGAAATTAGAGATTTCTGGGAGAAGTGGGTTAAATGCCTTCGACTCGTGTTTAATCCAGGTCCAGATGTTACTGTGGGTGATTGTCTGGTCCGTTTTAGAGGTCGCTGTCCCTTCAGAAATTACATGCCCAAAAAACTGGGCAGATATGGAATTAAACTCTGGGCAGCATGTGATGCCAGGACAAGCTATGTGTGGAACATGCAGGTCTACACTGGTAGTACTGATGATGGACAGCCAGTAAAGAATCAGGCGAAGCGTGTGGTCCTAGACATGACGTCTGGTCTCCAGGGACACACAATCACATGTAACTGTTTTTTCACCTCGTATGCTCTTGGTCAGGAGCTGCTCAAAAAGAACCTGACCATGATTGGACCA GTTCTTGGCAAATACTCCtgcaaaaaaacatcatcacgCTGGTCCATGGTACTTTTTTACCACATGTTGGATGTCTCTGCCTacaatgcatttgttttgtggaCAGAAATAAATCCTTCATGGAGCAGAGGGATGGGCAACAGGAGGCGGCATTTTCTGGAAGAGCTAGGGAATGCTCTGGTGTTCCCATTAATGGAAAGACGACAGTATATTCCCCGCACACCAGCCTCCCTCTATTTGCTGAAGGAAGCACAACATTTGAAAGGAGATGACGCCGCCACCGCACCTAACCATAGCAAAAGGAAAAGGTGTCGAGCATGTggcaaaaaaaacagaaaaactagCATGATGTgccaaaaatgcaaaatgcccATTTGCAAGGAACACGCGGTCATAACGGTCTACTGTCTAGTGTGTGCAAATGCATGA
- the gabpa gene encoding GA-binding protein alpha chain: MSKSETEEMIEIEIDGQEKQECLEEGVEEQTISAAELITQDIDINEPIGNLKKLLEPRLQVQLDGYDICLQDILLHPDHSLFDQGVKTDGTVQLSVQIVTKQGEEKLNILEIVKPVETVEVVIDPDAAAGEEGHLVEDGQVIAVERAAMADETSEQVTRWAAALEGYRKEQVRLSIPYDPVQWTADQVIHWAVWVMKEFGIEEMEVGGIHIPGRQLCAFSQDEFLQRVPSGEILWSHLELLRKYVLASQDQDATVTIDQPMQIIPAPVQQATPTAIKVLKHNKTPRAPRISGEERSSPGNRTGNNGQIQLWQFLLELLTDKDSRDCISWVGEEGEFKLNQPELVAQKWGQRKNKPTMNYEKLSRALRYYYDGDMISKVQGKRFVYKFVCDLRTLIGYSAAELNNLVTECEQKKLARVQLHGLGQSVNTVTLSTATGQPVTTVTLAAASLEKDCC; this comes from the exons ATGTCAAAAAGTGAGACAGAGGAGATGATTGAAATTGAGATTGATGGACAGGAGAAACAGGAGTGTCTAGAGGAGGG AGTTGAGGAGCAAACCATTTCAGCAGCTGAACTGATTACACAAGATATAGACATCAATGAACCGATCGGTAACCTGAAGAAGTTACTGGAGCCTCGTCTTCAGGTCCAACTGGATGGATATGACATATGCTTGCAAGATATTCTA TTACATCCTGACCACAGCCTGTTCGATCAAGGAGTGAAGACAGATGGCACAGTACAGCTCAGTGTGCAGATTGTTACGAAACAGG GGGAAGAGAAATTAAATATTCTTGAGATCGTGAAACCAGTGGAGACCGTGGAGGTTGTGATCGATCCAGATGCGGCTGCAGGGGAAGAGGGCCACCTAGTAGAGGATGGGCAGGTGATCGCTGTGGAGCGAGCTGCCATGGCAGATGAGACCTCAGAACAGGTGACCCGCTGGGCAGCAGCACTGGAAGGCTACCGCAAGGAGCAGGTTCGACTGAGCATCCCCTATG ACCCGGTGCAGTGGACAGCAGATCAGGTGATCCACTGGGCAGTCTGGGTGATGAAAGAGTTTGGGATTGAGGAAATGGAGGTGGGAGGTATTCATATTCCCGGTCGCCAGCTCTGTGCTTTCAGCCAGGATGAGTTCCTCCAGAGAGTGCCCAGCGGAGAGATACTGTGGAGCCACCTGGAGTTGCTACGCAAGT ATGTACTTGCGAGTCAGGATCAGGACGCTACAGTCACCATTGATCAAC CTATGCAGATCATTCCTGCTCCTGTGCAACAGGCCACGCCCACAGCTATTAAGGTTCTGAAGCACAACAAAACTCCCCGAGCCCCCCGTATCTCTGGAGAGGAGCGCAGCTCTCCTGGCAACCGCACAG GTAATAACGGCCAAATCCAGTTGTGGCAGTTTCTCTTGGAGCTTCTTACGGATAAAGACTCCCGGGACTGTATTTCCTGGGTGGGAGAAGAAGGCGAGTTCAAACTCAATCAGCCTGAGCTGGTAGCTCAAAAATGGGGTCAGCGCAAGAACAAGCCCACCATGAACTACGAGAAGCTAAGCAGAGCTCTCAG GTACTACTATGATGGCGACATGATCAGCAAAGTGCAGGGCAAGCGCTTTGTCTACAAGTTTGTGTGTGACCTGAGGACTCTGATTGGATACAGCGCGGCAGAGCTCAACAACCTGGTGACCGAGTGCGAACAGAAGAAACTAGCCCGGGTACAACTGCACGGCCTCGGCCAATCCGTCAACACAGTCACACTGTCCACCGCCACGGGGCAGCCTGTCACAACAGTCACTTTGGCTGCAGCGTCTTTAGAGAAAGACTGTTGTTGA